One stretch of Musicola paradisiaca NCPPB 2511 DNA includes these proteins:
- a CDS encoding 4Fe-4S dicluster domain-containing protein: MNRFVLADPRKCIGCRTCEVACVLAHSDGNPSSLSPEHFTPRLKVVKGLNVSTTIQCRHCEDAPCANVCPNGAIVRAGDHIKVQQEKCIGCKTCVVACPYGAMTVISKPVARISHYQTLGNCIKAEAHKCDLCEGRAGGPACVEVCPTKALHLISRDDIQEMIQRKQRRAALDEAAEMKF, translated from the coding sequence ATGAACCGGTTCGTTTTAGCAGACCCCAGGAAATGTATCGGCTGCCGCACCTGTGAGGTCGCCTGCGTGTTGGCCCACAGCGACGGTAATCCCTCGTCGTTGTCGCCGGAACATTTCACCCCCCGACTGAAAGTGGTGAAAGGTCTGAACGTCAGTACCACTATCCAGTGCCGTCACTGTGAAGATGCCCCCTGCGCCAATGTTTGCCCGAACGGCGCGATTGTGCGCGCCGGCGATCATATCAAGGTGCAGCAGGAAAAATGCATCGGTTGCAAGACCTGTGTGGTGGCTTGTCCCTACGGCGCCATGACGGTGATCAGTAAACCGGTGGCGCGTATCAGCCATTATCAAACCCTGGGGAATTGCATCAAGGCCGAAGCCCATAAATGCGATCTGTGCGAAGGCCGCGCCGGTGGGCCGGCCTGTGTCGAAGTCTGTCCGACCAAAGCCCTGCACCTGATAAGCCGCGATGACATTCAGGAAATGATCCAACGTAAACAGCGGCGCGCAGCGTTAGACGAAGCCGCGGAAATGAAATTCTGA
- a CDS encoding GntR family transcriptional regulator — MNYPIASITRTGLSNSVYATLRDALITGRFKPNDRLRIRELAAQLGTSVTPVRDAILQLAKEQALELRTPRDIRVPELTLEQYLEIRMLRIAIEGMGAENAARCVTPDALSQVEVNIAQNVEAVKRGDLADALRLNSEFHLLLARTAQMPLLCSFIDSLWMRTGPLIAQAYSHFSERMAVGHHRDVLDALKAADPVAARLAIQADIQDGHNKMIEFITVARQERVAG, encoded by the coding sequence GTGAATTATCCGATTGCGTCGATTACTCGTACCGGGCTGAGCAACAGCGTTTATGCCACCTTGCGGGATGCGCTGATCACCGGGCGCTTTAAACCTAACGATCGCCTGCGGATCCGCGAGCTGGCGGCGCAACTGGGCACGAGTGTGACGCCGGTGCGGGATGCCATTCTGCAATTGGCGAAGGAACAAGCATTGGAGCTGCGCACCCCGCGGGATATCCGTGTGCCGGAACTGACGCTGGAGCAGTATCTGGAAATCCGTATGCTGCGCATCGCCATTGAAGGCATGGGGGCGGAAAACGCGGCACGTTGCGTGACGCCGGACGCACTGTCGCAGGTGGAGGTGAATATTGCGCAGAACGTCGAGGCGGTAAAACGCGGCGATCTGGCGGATGCGTTGCGCCTGAACAGCGAATTTCATCTGCTGCTGGCCCGCACGGCGCAAATGCCGTTGTTGTGCAGCTTTATCGACAGTTTATGGATGCGTACCGGGCCGTTGATCGCTCAGGCTTACAGCCATTTTTCCGAGCGGATGGCGGTCGGGCATCACCGCGACGTGTTGGATGCCCTGAAGGCGGCGGATCCGGTGGCGGCGCGGCTGGCGATTCAGGCTGATATTCAGGACGGCCACAATAAGATGATCGAGTTTATCACCGTGGCGCGACAGGAGCGGGTGGCAGGGTAA
- the hypT gene encoding hypochlorite stress DNA-binding transcriptional regulator HypT produces the protein MLNNIETKWLYDFISLEECRSFTLAAEQRNISQSSFSRRIRALEEAVGFEIFDRSASPLQLTEPGRVFHAHIRNTLDDLEYQINKLHGGAPSRHRITIAAAHSLSVFVMPDLLRSLPNPQENIVYVESIDVDDAVLNLKEGRSDFIFSFQNEELMSEPFLHTRMMASRLYPVCACDAAGKPLFDARAPSLPLLNYTDTSYMGRQVNRYLAAVGRERFTVTFVSSMSDLLKRMVKQGFGIAWLPDYSIKEELKHRELAILNLENAVMAMQVYLYRLDARLNTASESFWRTMKALHPTV, from the coding sequence ATGCTAAATAACATTGAAACCAAATGGCTTTATGACTTTATCTCCCTTGAGGAGTGCCGCAGCTTTACGCTGGCGGCGGAGCAACGCAACATCTCGCAGTCGTCATTCAGCCGTCGTATTCGGGCGCTGGAGGAGGCGGTAGGATTCGAAATTTTTGATCGCTCTGCATCGCCGCTGCAATTGACGGAGCCGGGGCGTGTTTTCCATGCGCATATTCGCAATACGCTCGACGATCTGGAGTATCAGATTAATAAACTGCACGGCGGCGCCCCTTCGCGGCATCGCATCACTATCGCCGCCGCACATTCGCTGTCGGTGTTCGTGATGCCGGATCTGCTGAGGTCCCTGCCGAATCCGCAGGAAAATATCGTCTACGTTGAGTCCATTGACGTGGATGACGCGGTTCTCAATCTGAAAGAGGGGCGCAGCGATTTCATTTTTTCGTTTCAGAACGAAGAACTGATGTCGGAACCTTTTCTGCACACCCGGATGATGGCGTCGCGGCTTTATCCGGTCTGCGCCTGCGATGCCGCCGGCAAACCGTTGTTCGATGCGCGCGCACCTTCGCTGCCGTTGCTGAACTACACCGATACCAGCTACATGGGGCGGCAGGTGAACCGCTACCTCGCCGCCGTCGGGCGTGAGCGTTTCACGGTGACGTTCGTCTCTTCCATGAGCGATCTGCTCAAGCGGATGGTGAAGCAGGGCTTCGGCATCGCCTGGCTGCCGGATTACTCCATCAAGGAAGAGCTTAAACATCGGGAACTGGCGATTCTGAATTTGGAAAACGCAGTCATGGCGATGCAGGTTTATCTATACCGACTGGATGCACGCCTGAATACGGCGTCGGAGTCGTTCTGGCGAACGATGAAGGCGTTGCATCCCACAGTGTGA
- a CDS encoding DUF1272 domain-containing protein: MLAMKPHCERCGKGLQPTATDALICSFECTFCSECATHALNSTCPNCGGELVRRPTRRLDKD, translated from the coding sequence ATGTTAGCGATGAAACCCCATTGTGAACGCTGCGGCAAAGGCTTGCAGCCAACGGCTACAGACGCGCTGATTTGCTCTTTTGAATGTACATTCTGCTCTGAGTGCGCCACTCATGCGTTGAATAGCACGTGTCCCAATTGCGGCGGTGAATTGGTGAGAAGGCCGACCCGACGTTTGGACAAGGATTAA
- a CDS encoding phosphotransferase translates to MSDAMALFTTDVPRITAGQAQDFTRSRYGLDGDILPLPGERDANFQLVTAERGCYMLKFINPAEPAEVRDFQTQLLLHLAQQDPTLPIPRVAPDCQGDVSPVLHTASHPFHARLISWSDGLPLYRIEKNTRLATNLGTTLARLDLALRSFAHPAAERELLWDITRMHRAYDWLDNISNPRQRELVNVWLNRWEHTVAPQLSNLRTQTIHNDFNPHNVLADPAQDMRVCGIIDFGDALCAPLINELATALAYQIGDTAQPLAWILPFVAAYHAVLPLTEQEIRLLPCLIAARLILTISITQWRSGLYPENRDYICRNLNAAWLSLQYLSRLPLDEFINQLLLACHKEPAS, encoded by the coding sequence ATGTCTGACGCCATGGCGTTGTTCACCACTGATGTCCCCCGCATTACCGCCGGTCAGGCGCAAGACTTCACCCGTTCCCGCTATGGGCTGGACGGCGATATTCTGCCGTTGCCGGGCGAGCGCGACGCCAACTTCCAGCTTGTCACCGCCGAACGCGGCTGCTACATGCTGAAATTCATTAATCCGGCGGAACCGGCCGAGGTGCGGGATTTTCAGACACAACTGTTGTTGCATCTGGCGCAACAGGATCCGACCCTACCGATACCGCGCGTTGCGCCGGATTGTCAGGGCGATGTCTCGCCGGTTTTGCATACGGCCTCGCACCCGTTTCACGCCCGGTTGATCTCCTGGAGCGACGGGCTGCCGCTGTACCGCATCGAAAAAAATACCCGGCTGGCCACCAACCTGGGCACCACACTGGCGCGTCTGGATCTGGCGTTACGCAGCTTCGCCCACCCGGCCGCTGAACGCGAGTTGCTGTGGGATATCACCCGTATGCACCGTGCCTATGACTGGCTGGATAACATCAGCAATCCCCGGCAGAGGGAACTGGTTAACGTGTGGCTGAACCGTTGGGAGCACACCGTCGCGCCACAGTTGTCCAACCTGAGAACACAGACGATCCACAACGATTTTAACCCGCATAACGTACTGGCGGATCCGGCTCAGGATATGCGGGTATGCGGCATTATCGATTTCGGCGACGCACTCTGCGCCCCGTTGATTAACGAGCTGGCGACCGCGCTGGCGTATCAGATCGGCGATACTGCCCAGCCGCTGGCATGGATACTGCCGTTCGTGGCCGCCTATCATGCGGTGTTACCGCTGACCGAGCAGGAAATCCGGCTACTGCCTTGCCTGATCGCCGCTCGCCTGATCCTCACCATTTCCATCACTCAGTGGCGTAGCGGCCTGTATCCGGAAAACCGCGACTACATCTGCCGCAATCTCAATGCTGCCTGGCTTAGCTTGCAGTACCTCAGCCGCCTGCCGCTTGATGAATTCATCAACCAACTGTTGCTGGCCTGCCATAAGGAACCCGCATCATGA
- the fdhF gene encoding formate dehydrogenase subunit alpha — MQKVITVCPYCGSGCKINLLVENGKVVGAEGANGLTNEGELCLKGYYGWDFLNDTKLLTPRLKQPMIRRQKGAPFEVVSWDEAIEFASSRLKAIKEKYGPDAIMHTGSSRGPGNETNFVMQKFARAVTGTNNIDCCARVCHGPSVSGLQVTLGNGAMSNSICEIEKTDCILVFGYNAADSHPIVARRIIKAKERGAKIIVCDPRHIETARIADLWLPLKNGSNMALVNAFANVLINEGLYNQSFVSAHTEGFEEYRNLVAKYTPEYVADITGLSPQLIREAIRMYAAAPSATILWGMGVTQWTQGVDVVKGLSGLALLTGNLGRPNVGVGPVRGQNNVQGACDMGALPNQFPGYQKVTDPEIREKFAKAWGVPSLSDRIGYSLTDVPHMIKEGKIKANYLMGEDPLQTEPDLSVVRQTFAELELLIVQDIFMTKTAAMADVIFPATSWGEHEGVYSAADRGFQRFYKAVEPQGNVKPDWEIISLMATAMGYPMHYNNTQEIWDELRHLCPLYYGATYDKMAGLGYIPWPCLTEDSPGTPWLYAGNKFDRPNGKGLLFATEWHPPMEQTDAEYPLVLSTVREVGHYSCRSMTGNCTALQTLADEPGYVQMNPEDAAALGVRDQQLVWVASRRGKVISRAMVSERINKGAVYMTYQWWIGACNELTLDEVDPISKTPEYKHCAVKLEAIADQNWAENYVVQEYSALKARLRKEAEVAG; from the coding sequence ATGCAGAAAGTGATTACCGTCTGCCCCTACTGCGGGTCAGGCTGCAAAATTAACCTGTTGGTGGAAAATGGCAAAGTGGTTGGCGCCGAAGGGGCCAACGGTCTCACCAACGAAGGTGAGCTGTGCCTGAAAGGCTATTACGGCTGGGATTTCCTCAATGACACCAAGTTACTGACCCCGCGTCTGAAACAGCCGATGATCCGCCGCCAGAAAGGCGCGCCGTTTGAAGTGGTGTCCTGGGACGAGGCCATCGAGTTCGCCAGTTCCCGTTTGAAAGCCATCAAGGAAAAATACGGCCCGGACGCCATCATGCACACCGGCTCTTCTCGTGGCCCGGGCAACGAAACCAATTTCGTCATGCAGAAATTCGCCCGCGCCGTCACCGGCACCAACAATATCGACTGCTGTGCTCGCGTATGTCACGGCCCGTCGGTATCCGGTTTGCAGGTCACGCTGGGCAACGGCGCGATGAGTAACTCGATTTGCGAAATCGAAAAAACCGACTGCATTCTGGTGTTCGGCTACAACGCCGCCGACTCCCACCCGATCGTGGCGCGCCGCATCATCAAAGCGAAAGAACGCGGCGCCAAGATCATCGTCTGCGACCCGCGTCACATTGAAACCGCCCGCATCGCCGATCTGTGGTTGCCGCTGAAAAACGGCTCCAACATGGCGCTGGTGAACGCCTTCGCCAACGTGCTGATCAACGAAGGGTTGTACAACCAGAGCTTTGTGTCTGCGCACACCGAAGGGTTCGAGGAATACCGCAATCTGGTGGCGAAATACACGCCGGAATATGTGGCGGACATCACCGGCCTCAGTCCGCAATTGATCCGTGAAGCCATCCGTATGTATGCCGCTGCGCCGTCCGCCACCATTCTGTGGGGCATGGGCGTAACCCAGTGGACGCAAGGGGTCGACGTGGTGAAAGGCCTGTCCGGCCTGGCGCTGCTGACCGGCAACCTCGGCCGCCCGAACGTGGGCGTCGGCCCGGTGCGCGGTCAAAACAACGTGCAAGGTGCCTGCGATATGGGCGCGTTGCCGAACCAATTCCCCGGCTATCAGAAAGTCACCGACCCGGAAATCCGTGAGAAATTCGCCAAAGCCTGGGGCGTGCCGTCGTTGTCTGACCGCATCGGTTACTCGCTGACCGACGTACCGCACATGATCAAGGAAGGCAAGATCAAGGCCAACTACCTGATGGGCGAAGACCCGTTGCAGACCGAGCCGGACCTGTCGGTAGTACGGCAGACCTTCGCCGAACTGGAATTGTTGATCGTTCAGGATATTTTCATGACCAAAACCGCCGCGATGGCGGATGTGATCTTCCCGGCGACGTCCTGGGGCGAACACGAAGGGGTTTATTCGGCGGCCGACCGTGGCTTCCAGCGCTTCTATAAAGCGGTGGAACCGCAGGGCAACGTCAAGCCGGATTGGGAAATCATCAGCCTGATGGCTACCGCCATGGGCTACCCGATGCACTACAACAACACCCAGGAAATCTGGGATGAGCTGCGCCATTTGTGCCCACTGTACTACGGTGCGACCTACGACAAGATGGCCGGGCTGGGCTATATTCCCTGGCCGTGTCTGACCGAAGACAGCCCAGGAACACCGTGGCTGTATGCCGGCAACAAGTTCGACCGCCCCAACGGCAAAGGGCTGTTGTTCGCCACCGAATGGCACCCGCCGATGGAGCAGACCGACGCCGAGTATCCGCTGGTGCTCTCCACCGTGCGTGAAGTGGGTCACTACTCCTGCCGTTCCATGACCGGCAACTGTACCGCGTTGCAGACGCTGGCCGACGAACCCGGCTATGTGCAGATGAACCCGGAAGACGCCGCCGCTCTCGGCGTGCGCGACCAGCAGTTGGTGTGGGTCGCTTCCCGCCGCGGCAAAGTGATCAGTCGCGCCATGGTCAGCGAACGCATTAACAAAGGGGCGGTATACATGACCTACCAGTGGTGGATCGGCGCCTGTAACGAACTGACGCTGGATGAAGTGGATCCGATCTCCAAAACACCGGAGTACAAACACTGTGCCGTGAAACTGGAGGCTATCGCCGATCAGAACTGGGCGGAAAACTATGTCGTTCAGGAATACAGCGCACTGAAGGCGCGTCTGCGTAAAGAAGCGGAAGTCGCGGGTTAA
- a CDS encoding aspartate aminotransferase family protein, with product MTASITSSTTAMLERRHRLLGAGYRLFYQQPVHAVRGEGVWLYDADGERYLDGYNNVVSVGHCHPEVVAAIARQASTLNTHTRYITDAILDFAEDFLQEFPDELGNITMTCTGSESNDLALRISRQTTGNRGIIVTRWAYHGVTSLLAGLSPSLGSGTPCGEHVWLIDPPDGYRHAPGQMLASVNRALEDMATQGIRPAALLFDTLFSSDGIFGADAKEIQQVVAQVRAAGGLYIADEVQAGFGRTGSHRWGFARYGVTPDLVSMGKPMGNGHPVAAVVGRPALFDAFGNAQRYFNTFGGNPVSCQAAQTVLNIIRRDRLQENAAQVGSYIEAGLRRLAKRHERIGDIRAYGFFIGVELVTSRQSRQPATDDAVRLVNGMRQAGVLISATGPHGNILKIRPPLVFTQQHADILLDSLDTVMAAL from the coding sequence ATGACTGCGTCCATCACATCATCGACAACCGCCATGCTGGAGCGTCGGCACCGGTTGCTTGGCGCCGGTTATCGCTTGTTTTACCAACAGCCGGTACACGCCGTGCGCGGCGAAGGCGTCTGGCTGTACGACGCCGACGGCGAACGTTACCTCGATGGTTACAACAATGTCGTGTCCGTCGGTCACTGTCACCCGGAAGTGGTGGCGGCCATCGCCCGTCAGGCCTCGACGCTTAACACCCACACCCGTTACATCACCGATGCCATTCTGGATTTCGCCGAGGACTTCCTACAGGAGTTCCCCGACGAACTCGGCAACATCACCATGACCTGCACCGGCAGCGAATCCAACGATCTGGCGTTGCGCATCTCGCGTCAGACCACCGGCAACCGCGGCATAATAGTGACCCGCTGGGCTTATCATGGCGTTACTTCACTGTTGGCGGGGCTGTCGCCGTCGCTGGGCAGCGGTACGCCGTGCGGCGAGCATGTCTGGTTGATTGACCCGCCGGACGGTTATCGCCACGCCCCCGGCCAGATGCTGGCCAGCGTAAACCGGGCGCTGGAGGACATGGCAACGCAGGGCATTCGCCCCGCCGCGTTGTTGTTCGATACCCTTTTTTCCAGCGACGGTATCTTCGGCGCCGACGCGAAAGAAATACAACAGGTGGTCGCGCAGGTGCGCGCGGCAGGCGGCCTGTATATCGCTGACGAAGTGCAGGCCGGTTTCGGTCGTACCGGCTCGCATCGCTGGGGGTTCGCCCGTTACGGCGTGACGCCCGACCTGGTCAGCATGGGCAAACCGATGGGCAACGGCCATCCGGTGGCGGCGGTAGTGGGTAGACCGGCATTGTTCGATGCCTTCGGTAATGCCCAACGCTACTTCAATACCTTCGGCGGCAACCCGGTTTCCTGCCAGGCGGCGCAGACGGTACTGAACATCATTCGTCGCGATCGGCTACAGGAAAATGCGGCGCAAGTGGGTAGCTATATTGAAGCCGGGCTGCGACGGCTGGCCAAACGCCATGAGCGGATAGGCGACATTCGCGCCTACGGTTTTTTCATCGGCGTGGAACTGGTGACAAGCCGACAAAGCCGACAGCCCGCCACCGATGACGCCGTAAGACTGGTAAACGGTATGCGTCAGGCCGGCGTATTGATCAGCGCCACCGGCCCGCATGGAAATATCCTGAAAATCCGGCCGCCGCTGGTGTTCACGCAGCAACACGCCGATATCCTGCTCGACAGCCTGGATACGGTGATGGCGGCGTTATAG
- a CDS encoding dicarboxylate/amino acid:cation symporter: MQRQKLVIQIALAIILGILVGWACHQYLDGGRAKEVASYFNMITDIFLRLIKMIIAPLVFATLVSGLASMGNSSAVGRVGLKAMTWFITASFLSLLIGMCLANFFQPGVGMNLVATANHVTTGLNTDGFTLKNFISHIFPKSIVEAMANNEILQILVFSLFFGSALAYVKHHNKQANFILSTIEELAKVMFRVTDYVMALAPIAVFAAIASAITTQGLGLIYDFGKLIGEFYIGLALLWSVLFLVGYAFLGKSIAVLARLIREPTMLAFATASSESAYPKTMEALSRFGVPKKITSFVLPLGYSFNLDGSMMYQSFAILFIAQAYNIDLSLTQQILILLTLMITSKGMAGVARASVVVVAATLPMFSLPEAGILLILGIDQFLDMGRTATNVIGNSISTAVVASLEKGVTDDEDAEDLEETVVLQQASATQDA; encoded by the coding sequence ATGCAAAGGCAGAAGTTAGTCATACAGATAGCATTGGCTATCATACTGGGGATTCTTGTTGGCTGGGCTTGCCATCAATATCTCGACGGCGGGCGCGCCAAAGAAGTCGCTTCCTATTTCAATATGATTACCGATATTTTCCTGCGGTTAATCAAAATGATTATCGCACCGCTGGTATTCGCTACGCTGGTATCCGGTCTGGCCAGCATGGGCAACTCTTCTGCCGTAGGCCGCGTTGGCCTGAAAGCCATGACCTGGTTCATTACCGCGTCCTTCCTGTCGCTGCTGATCGGTATGTGCCTGGCCAACTTCTTCCAGCCCGGCGTAGGCATGAACCTGGTGGCCACCGCCAACCACGTCACTACCGGTCTGAATACCGATGGCTTCACACTGAAGAATTTCATCAGCCATATCTTCCCGAAAAGCATCGTGGAAGCGATGGCCAATAACGAAATTCTGCAAATTCTGGTGTTCTCGCTGTTCTTCGGTTCTGCGCTGGCTTACGTCAAACACCATAACAAACAGGCCAACTTCATTCTCTCCACCATTGAAGAACTGGCCAAAGTGATGTTCCGCGTCACCGACTACGTGATGGCGCTGGCGCCGATCGCGGTCTTTGCCGCCATCGCTTCCGCCATCACCACGCAAGGCCTGGGCCTGATTTATGACTTCGGCAAGCTGATCGGCGAGTTCTACATTGGCCTGGCGCTGCTGTGGTCGGTACTGTTTCTGGTCGGATACGCCTTCCTGGGCAAATCCATCGCGGTGCTGGCTCGCCTGATCCGCGAACCCACCATGCTGGCCTTCGCCACCGCCAGCAGCGAATCCGCCTATCCGAAGACCATGGAAGCGCTGAGCCGTTTCGGCGTACCGAAGAAAATCACCAGCTTCGTGCTGCCGCTGGGTTACTCATTCAACCTTGACGGCTCGATGATGTACCAGTCTTTCGCCATTCTGTTCATCGCCCAGGCGTACAACATCGACCTGAGCCTGACCCAGCAGATCCTGATCCTGCTGACGCTGATGATCACCAGCAAAGGCATGGCAGGCGTGGCTCGCGCCTCCGTGGTAGTGGTTGCCGCCACACTGCCGATGTTCAGCCTGCCGGAAGCCGGTATTCTGCTGATTCTGGGTATCGACCAGTTCCTGGATATGGGCCGTACCGCGACCAACGTCATCGGTAACAGCATCTCCACCGCCGTGGTCGCCAGCCTGGAAAAAGGCGTAACCGACGATGAAGACGCAGAGGACCTTGAGGAAACGGTGGTCTTACAACAGGCCAGCGCAACACAAGACGCCTGA
- the flhA gene encoding formate hydrogenlyase transcriptional activator FlhA, translated as MATRLTGSPSCLSIMWQDALLKVSQTLLRQRSIEGVLQALDGLSFSVVRFGRVNLLLMDPLHNQMAFYRHDRESARTRLSDENILLADGPGGIVWSTHVMLHCNRLHFQRDFPHLVEQPAYVGLSDYCQLPLLGPHRVLGGVEFIKTDGSQFTESEIEFFQSIASVVSLVVENINEREQAQREEERLRQERDHYRILVDVTNTVISRLELKALALEVSREIHRFFGIDFIALVLKEAEGDDATLKYFATHYVGSGAPKTVQGDVGREETLADGVMRHNQVQLVSENDMPRNGEPRCLVQWFDAGPTHACLLPLAFGNRMLGVLELAHRERLAVSDAEIRLLRQIAARIAIALDNALAYDQISRLKDSLIHENFYLTEQLTERIQHAGGDEFGEIIGRSEAIRRVLEQVEMVAASDSTVLILGETGTGKELIARAIHSLSPRKSQRMVKMNCAAIPSGLLESDLFGHEKGAFTGATALRQGRFEMADKSTLFLDEVGDIPLELQPKLLRVLQEREIERLGGSKVIPVDVRLIAATNRDLKQMVADREYRSDLYYRLNVFPIVIPPLRERPEDIPLLVKFFTRKIARRMNRTIDSIPSEILRQLSRLPWPGNVRELENVVERAVILTRGTTLNLQMDELQHHLSPLEAPKPHHHREIEPPPEAEAPHTLDAEEESERDRIIRALRDTNGIVAGPKGAAARLGLKRTTLLSRMQRMGISAREIEDIS; from the coding sequence ATGGCGACACGACTGACTGGCTCCCCGTCCTGCCTTTCTATTATGTGGCAGGATGCCTTGCTGAAAGTTTCCCAGACATTGCTGCGACAACGCAGCATTGAGGGGGTGCTGCAGGCGCTCGACGGCTTATCGTTCTCGGTGGTGCGCTTCGGCCGCGTTAACCTGCTGTTGATGGATCCGCTGCATAATCAGATGGCGTTTTATCGTCACGACCGGGAATCAGCGCGCACGCGACTGAGCGACGAAAATATTCTGCTGGCCGACGGGCCTGGCGGCATCGTATGGAGCACTCATGTGATGCTGCATTGCAACCGGCTGCATTTCCAGCGCGATTTCCCGCATCTGGTCGAGCAACCGGCTTATGTGGGGCTGAGCGATTATTGCCAACTGCCGTTGCTGGGGCCGCATCGGGTGCTGGGTGGCGTTGAGTTCATAAAAACCGACGGTAGCCAATTTACCGAAAGCGAAATCGAATTCTTTCAGTCGATTGCCAGTGTTGTGTCGCTGGTGGTGGAAAATATCAACGAGCGCGAACAGGCTCAGCGAGAAGAAGAACGTTTGCGGCAGGAGCGCGATCACTACCGTATCCTGGTGGATGTCACCAACACCGTTATTTCCCGTCTTGAACTAAAAGCGCTGGCGCTGGAAGTCTCCCGTGAAATTCACCGTTTTTTCGGCATCGATTTTATTGCGCTGGTGCTGAAAGAAGCGGAGGGCGACGACGCCACGCTCAAATATTTTGCGACTCACTATGTCGGAAGCGGTGCGCCCAAAACGGTGCAGGGCGATGTAGGGCGAGAAGAAACGCTGGCCGACGGCGTCATGCGGCATAATCAAGTGCAGTTGGTGAGCGAGAACGACATGCCGCGTAACGGCGAGCCGCGTTGTCTGGTGCAGTGGTTTGACGCCGGCCCCACCCATGCCTGCCTGCTGCCGTTGGCGTTCGGTAATCGCATGCTGGGGGTGCTGGAGCTGGCGCACCGGGAACGCCTGGCGGTGAGCGATGCGGAGATCCGCTTGCTGCGGCAGATTGCGGCGCGCATCGCCATTGCATTGGATAATGCGTTGGCTTACGACCAGATATCCCGCCTGAAAGATTCCTTGATCCATGAAAATTTCTATTTGACGGAGCAGCTTACCGAGCGGATCCAGCATGCCGGCGGCGATGAATTCGGTGAAATCATCGGCCGCAGCGAGGCGATCCGGCGGGTACTGGAACAGGTAGAGATGGTTGCCGCCAGCGACAGTACCGTGCTGATTCTGGGAGAAACCGGAACCGGGAAAGAGCTGATCGCCCGGGCGATTCACAGTTTGAGCCCGCGCAAATCTCAACGCATGGTGAAGATGAACTGCGCCGCCATCCCCTCCGGCCTGCTGGAAAGCGACCTGTTCGGCCATGAAAAAGGGGCATTTACCGGCGCTACCGCTCTGAGGCAGGGGCGTTTTGAAATGGCGGACAAAAGCACGCTGTTTCTAGATGAAGTAGGGGATATCCCGCTGGAGCTGCAACCCAAACTGTTGCGTGTTTTACAGGAGCGGGAAATCGAACGCCTCGGCGGCAGCAAAGTCATTCCCGTGGATGTGCGGCTCATTGCCGCCACTAATCGCGACCTTAAGCAGATGGTGGCGGATCGGGAATACCGTAGCGATCTCTATTACCGTTTGAATGTGTTTCCCATCGTCATACCACCGTTGCGTGAGCGGCCGGAGGATATTCCGTTGCTGGTGAAGTTTTTCACCCGCAAAATCGCCCGCCGCATGAATCGCACCATCGATAGCATTCCTTCCGAAATACTGCGGCAGCTAAGCCGTTTGCCTTGGCCGGGCAACGTGCGCGAACTGGAAAACGTGGTGGAGCGGGCGGTTATTCTGACGCGCGGCACCACCCTCAACCTGCAGATGGATGAACTGCAGCACCACCTTTCGCCGCTGGAAGCCCCCAAACCGCATCATCATCGAGAGATTGAACCGCCGCCAGAAGCAGAAGCGCCGCATACGCTGGATGCAGAGGAAGAGTCTGAGCGTGATCGCATTATCCGGGCGCTGCGCGATACCAACGGTATTGTCGCCGGCCCCAAAGGTGCCGCCGCCCGCCTGGGGCTCAAACGCACCACGTTGCTCTCCCGTATGCAACGTATGGGCATTTCCGCCAGAGAGATTGAAGATATTTCCTGA